Proteins from one Methanococcus maripaludis C5 genomic window:
- a CDS encoding peptidylprolyl isomerase — protein sequence MDFKNVIFMSVASIVLLTSFAGCTKDSSNTDETGEIVHATIQTNYGNMNFELDLDKAPITVENFKTYVESGFYEGTIFHRVISDFMIQGGGFTVNGTKKETLDPIKNEADNGLSNKRGTIAMARTSVVDSATSQFFINTVDNSFLDYQNNQNYGYAVFGEMTEGFDVLEKIENVATANNGQYQNWPVEDVIIEKVIIEE from the coding sequence ATGGATTTTAAAAACGTTATTTTCATGAGTGTGGCATCAATAGTTCTTTTAACCAGTTTTGCAGGTTGTACCAAAGATTCATCAAACACTGACGAAACGGGTGAAATTGTTCATGCAACAATTCAGACGAATTATGGAAACATGAATTTTGAACTCGATCTTGATAAAGCACCGATAACTGTTGAAAACTTCAAAACGTACGTAGAATCAGGATTTTACGAAGGAACGATCTTCCACAGGGTAATCAGTGATTTTATGATTCAGGGTGGCGGATTTACCGTAAACGGAACTAAAAAAGAAACACTCGATCCAATCAAAAATGAAGCAGATAATGGACTTTCAAACAAAAGAGGAACTATCGCAATGGCTAGAACCAGTGTTGTAGATTCAGCAACAAGTCAGTTCTTCATAAACACTGTTGACAATTCATTCTTGGATTATCAAAATAATCAAAATTACGGTTACGCAGTATTTGGTGAAATGACCGAAGGTTTTGATGTTCTTGAGAAAATCGAAAATGTAGCTACTGCAAATAACGGGCAGTATCAAAACTGGCCTGTTGAAGATGTAATCATTGAAAAAGTAATAATTGAAGAGTAA
- a CDS encoding Tex family protein: MDIFQKLQKEFNLKTFQVENTVNLIDEGNTIPFIARYRKEATGSLDDVVLRKFFDRLIYLRNLEDKKAQIIKLIDEQGKLTEELKQKIEKSELLTELEDIYRPFRPKRKTRATIAEIKGLKPLSELILKQILEKPIKELAKEFINPELEVNSIEDAISGAKDIIAEEISDNADYRKFIRETTFSKGIIAVKAKNVDEKSVYEMYYEYSEAVNKIPGHRILAINRGESEKLLQVKIDAPVEFIQDWIFKNILLENSDTSEILKDTVIDSYKRLIAPSIEREIRNNITEKAENGAIEVFSKNLKQLLLQPPIKNKTVLGWDPAFRTGCKIAVVDETGKVLDKTVVYPTEPHNKVAETKKQVKELIIKHDIDVVAIGNGTASRESEHIVSEILKEVVKDVYYVIVNEAGASVYSASELGSEEFPEYDVGIRSAISIARRLQDPLAELVKIDPKSIGVGQYQHDMNQKKLSESLSAVVESSVNSVGVDLNTASVSLLNYVSGINIGIAKNIVIYRSENGKFESRKELLKVSKLGKKAFEQCAGFLRIPEGKNLFDNTGVHPESYKIAENLLNELNISIKDIKEKKIDKISEKIDIEKLAEKLDCGIPTLEDIIKELEKPGRDPREDLPKPVLRSDVLELEDLKEGMILKGTVRNIVDFGAFIDIGVHHDGLAHISEIADRFIKHPLDVISVGDIVDVMVMDIDFDKKRVSLSIKRAK; the protein is encoded by the coding sequence ATGGATATTTTTCAAAAATTGCAGAAAGAATTTAATTTAAAAACATTTCAAGTCGAAAACACGGTTAACTTAATTGATGAAGGAAATACAATTCCATTTATCGCAAGATATAGAAAAGAAGCTACAGGTTCACTTGACGATGTTGTTTTGAGGAAATTTTTTGATAGATTAATTTATTTAAGAAATTTAGAAGATAAAAAAGCCCAAATTATAAAATTAATTGATGAACAGGGCAAATTAACAGAAGAATTGAAACAAAAAATTGAAAAATCTGAACTTTTAACGGAACTTGAAGATATTTACCGTCCATTCAGGCCAAAAAGAAAAACAAGAGCAACGATTGCAGAAATTAAGGGTTTAAAACCACTATCAGAATTAATTTTAAAACAGATTTTAGAAAAACCAATCAAAGAACTTGCAAAAGAATTCATTAATCCAGAATTGGAAGTTAATTCAATTGAAGATGCAATTTCTGGTGCTAAAGATATTATTGCAGAAGAAATTTCGGATAATGCAGACTACAGAAAATTTATCCGTGAAACCACGTTTTCAAAAGGAATTATTGCTGTAAAAGCAAAAAATGTGGATGAAAAATCAGTATATGAAATGTATTACGAATATTCTGAAGCTGTTAATAAAATTCCTGGCCACAGAATCCTTGCAATAAACAGGGGCGAATCAGAAAAACTTTTACAAGTTAAAATCGATGCACCTGTTGAATTTATTCAAGATTGGATATTTAAAAATATACTTTTGGAAAACTCAGATACTTCTGAAATTTTAAAAGATACTGTAATTGACAGCTACAAAAGATTGATTGCACCATCAATTGAAAGAGAAATTAGGAATAACATTACAGAAAAGGCTGAAAACGGTGCAATTGAAGTATTTTCAAAAAATTTAAAACAATTGTTATTACAACCGCCGATAAAAAATAAAACCGTGCTTGGATGGGACCCAGCATTTAGAACAGGCTGTAAAATTGCAGTAGTTGACGAAACCGGAAAAGTTCTCGATAAAACAGTAGTTTACCCTACAGAGCCACATAACAAAGTTGCAGAAACTAAAAAACAGGTTAAAGAACTCATTATAAAACACGATATCGATGTTGTCGCGATTGGAAACGGGACTGCTTCGAGAGAATCTGAACATATTGTTTCTGAAATTTTAAAAGAAGTTGTAAAAGACGTCTACTATGTAATCGTAAATGAAGCTGGAGCTTCTGTTTATTCCGCATCTGAACTTGGATCTGAAGAATTTCCAGAATACGATGTAGGAATTAGAAGTGCAATTTCAATTGCAAGAAGGCTCCAGGATCCATTAGCAGAACTTGTAAAAATTGACCCAAAATCAATTGGAGTTGGCCAGTACCAGCACGACATGAACCAGAAAAAGTTATCAGAAAGTTTAAGCGCAGTTGTTGAATCTTCCGTAAACTCTGTTGGTGTTGATTTAAATACTGCATCGGTTTCACTATTAAATTACGTATCAGGGATTAATATTGGCATTGCAAAAAATATTGTTATATACCGATCGGAAAATGGAAAATTCGAATCCCGAAAAGAGCTTTTAAAAGTAAGTAAACTTGGTAAAAAAGCATTTGAACAGTGTGCAGGGTTTTTGAGAATTCCTGAGGGTAAAAATTTATTCGATAATACTGGAGTTCACCCAGAATCATACAAAATTGCAGAAAATTTACTTAATGAGCTAAATATCTCGATAAAAGATATTAAAGAGAAAAAAATCGATAAAATTTCTGAAAAAATCGACATTGAAAAATTGGCTGAAAAACTGGATTGCGGAATCCCAACACTTGAGGATATAATTAAAGAACTTGAAAAACCTGGAAGAGATCCAAGAGAAGACCTTCCAAAACCAGTTTTAAGAAGTGATGTTTTAGAACTTGAAGATTTAAAAGAAGGAATGATTTTAAAAGGAACTGTCAGAAATATTGTTGACTTCGGAGCTTTTATCGATATTGGAGTTCACCATGATGGATTAGCACATATTTCTGAAATTGCTGACCGATTTATAAAACATCCCCTTGATGTAATCTCTGTTGGGGATATCGTCGATGTTATGGTGATGGACATTGATTTTGATAAAAAGAGAGTTTCGCTTTCAATAAAACGTGCAAAATAA
- a CDS encoding NOL1/NOP2/sun family putative RNA methylase, with product MENLQFIRINTLKISSEDLKKRLEEKGVELEDTFLDYVFRVVKSPFSMGSTPEYLLGYYFLQSISSIIPSITLNPTKDDDLLDMCAAPGGKTTHLAQLMENEGSILAVEINKNRLKSLRSNINRMGFKNTLMINTNAVNIDKKLKFDKILLDAPCTGNEIKDCNRVKTKRDILFCAKRQVELFRTAIEVLKDGGELVYSTCSPEIEEDEDIVRYILKNNKNMELIELSVDDFPGINMIEGEVKGTLKVIPPNEPFFIAKFRKVKN from the coding sequence TTGGAAAATTTACAATTTATAAGGATAAACACGTTAAAAATATCTTCTGAGGATCTTAAAAAGAGATTAGAAGAAAAAGGAGTGGAATTGGAAGATACATTTTTAGATTATGTATTTAGGGTAGTAAAATCGCCATTTTCCATGGGTTCAACTCCAGAATATCTTTTGGGATACTACTTTTTACAGAGTATTTCATCGATAATTCCATCAATAACACTCAATCCAACAAAAGATGACGACTTACTCGATATGTGTGCGGCCCCAGGTGGAAAAACTACGCATCTTGCACAATTGATGGAAAATGAAGGTTCAATCCTAGCTGTTGAAATAAACAAAAATAGATTGAAAAGTTTAAGGTCAAATATTAACAGAATGGGATTTAAAAATACGTTAATGATAAACACGAACGCCGTTAATATCGATAAAAAGCTAAAATTCGATAAAATTCTATTGGATGCCCCATGTACAGGAAACGAGATAAAAGACTGTAACAGGGTAAAAACGAAACGAGATATTTTATTCTGTGCAAAAAGACAAGTTGAATTATTTAGAACTGCAATTGAAGTATTAAAAGACGGCGGTGAGTTGGTATACAGTACTTGCTCTCCAGAAATCGAAGAAGACGAAGATATCGTAAGATATATTTTGAAAAACAATAAAAATATGGAACTTATTGAACTAAGTGTGGACGATTTTCCAGGAATAAATATGATCGAAGGCGAAGTTAAAGGGACTTTAAAGGTAATTCCGCCAAATGAGCCATTTTTCATTGCAAAATTTAGAAAAGTTAAAAATTAA
- the artE gene encoding archaeosortase family protein ArtE: MNKKAKDLILKISKFFIYSILIYISLCHFETYLTSIIAYQSYLFLKFLLKDVILFTHIIYLPNIAISIIEPCTGILLISILLAYISTVENKLKHQVFGSVFCTLLIYFGNIIRIVIIGVLANTFENGEYIHNVISFVFGPSITVFTILLWSKLRKRL; the protein is encoded by the coding sequence ATGAATAAAAAAGCTAAAGATTTAATTTTAAAAATTAGTAAATTTTTTATTTATTCCATTTTAATTTACATTAGTTTATGCCATTTTGAAACTTATTTGACAAGTATTATCGCATATCAGAGCTATTTATTTTTAAAATTTTTATTAAAAGATGTAATTCTATTTACCCATATTATATATCTCCCAAATATCGCGATTTCGATAATTGAACCATGTACTGGAATTTTATTAATTTCAATATTATTGGCATATATATCAACAGTTGAAAATAAGTTGAAACATCAAGTTTTTGGCTCAGTATTTTGTACATTATTAATATACTTTGGAAACATAATTAGAATCGTTATTATAGGGGTTCTTGCAAATACGTTTGAAAATGGCGAATACATTCACAATGTCATCAGTTTTGTGTTTGGTCCATCAATAACAGTTTTTACGATTTTGCTATGGTCTAAACTCCGAAAAAGATTATAA
- the thiL gene encoding thiamine-phosphate kinase → MNELDIIKIILKNLSYSNGVEKGIGDDCAVFKSENQHLVVTTDMMFKSTHFPSILTPFQIGMRVVTANVSDIAAMCAKPLGMVISMGFDSPDKNFIDEMSKGINFISKEYECPIAGGDTNKAPELTLSGTAFGITDNPIYRGGIIGEDICITGDVGKVACALKLLEMKDKGILGNIEFEKTMSEFPEILKKLAEPKARVKDGLLLNNTITSCCDISDGLSKDLNYTGNFEINSKKLLNSVSKDVVEFCEKFNMDLLNTVLNSGEEFELLFTTTNFKMAEEKLKDVNSVTKIGKVVESGKTVDGKSMELEGYVHKW, encoded by the coding sequence ATGAATGAACTTGATATCATTAAAATTATTTTAAAGAATCTTTCCTATTCGAATGGCGTTGAAAAGGGAATTGGGGATGACTGTGCTGTTTTTAAATCTGAAAATCAGCATTTAGTTGTAACTACCGATATGATGTTTAAATCGACACATTTTCCAAGTATTCTAACACCGTTTCAGATTGGAATGAGGGTTGTTACTGCAAATGTATCAGATATTGCCGCAATGTGTGCAAAACCACTTGGAATGGTAATATCAATGGGTTTTGATAGTCCGGACAAAAACTTTATCGATGAAATGTCAAAAGGAATAAATTTTATTTCAAAAGAGTACGAATGCCCTATTGCAGGCGGTGACACAAACAAAGCGCCGGAATTAACGCTATCTGGAACTGCATTTGGAATTACTGATAATCCGATATATCGTGGCGGAATTATCGGGGAAGATATCTGTATCACCGGTGACGTTGGAAAAGTCGCTTGTGCTTTAAAACTTCTTGAAATGAAAGATAAAGGAATTTTAGGAAATATAGAATTTGAAAAAACAATGTCAGAATTTCCTGAAATCCTAAAAAAACTTGCAGAACCTAAAGCTAGAGTTAAAGATGGGCTTTTATTAAATAATACGATTACTTCATGCTGTGATATTTCAGATGGGCTTTCAAAAGATTTAAATTATACTGGAAACTTTGAAATAAATTCAAAAAAGTTATTAAACTCCGTTTCAAAAGATGTTGTTGAATTCTGCGAAAAATTCAATATGGATTTATTAAACACAGTTTTAAACAGTGGTGAAGAATTTGAACTGCTTTTTACCACCACCAATTTTAAAATGGCCGAAGAAAAATTAAAAGATGTAAATTCAGTAACAAAAATTGGAAAAGTCGTAGAATCTGGAAAAACGGTTGATGGAAAATCCATGGAATTAGAAGGCTATGTTCACAAATGGTAA
- a CDS encoding radical SAM protein — MAIKNVSIVYPNKFGGGIACLAVHVLTNHLNKYHDISANAYLIENYSKIKNSDAILITLQYENDYFNVVKIVKELKTQNPNAIFIAGGPCAISNPLPLHEFFDVFVVGEIEGTDTMYQLINGNFEIPGVYVPKTYNNEKIKRIYPKKLGIKDYPIAQVTHESGAYGKAYLLEIGRGCIRNCKFCMAKCIYAPPRYRKIEDLKYLVDEGLKNTDADKVSLIAPSVSDYRYVLDLCAHISEKNVSISPSSLRADTITDELLDYLNLKTLTIAPEAGSEVLRKKIDKGITEENILNAVDIAKNHGISTVKLYYMVGFPEETEEDIEEIITLTKKIKENVRKVDVSINPMVPKPHTPFEDFEFDMDSKMKIKYIEKSLRKIKVSVDFEKFNSMVAQTVLARGGVELSKVLNESKNTMQLIKNVDLDNYINKIEEKPWDFIEI, encoded by the coding sequence ATGGCAATTAAAAACGTTTCAATCGTGTACCCGAATAAATTTGGCGGGGGAATCGCATGTCTTGCAGTGCATGTTTTAACCAACCACTTAAACAAGTACCACGATATTTCTGCAAATGCGTATCTTATCGAAAATTACTCGAAAATTAAGAATAGTGATGCTATTTTGATAACATTACAGTATGAAAACGACTATTTTAACGTTGTAAAAATTGTAAAAGAATTAAAAACTCAAAATCCAAACGCTATTTTTATTGCAGGCGGCCCTTGTGCCATTTCAAACCCCCTGCCGTTACATGAATTTTTTGATGTATTTGTTGTTGGTGAGATCGAAGGGACCGATACGATGTACCAATTGATAAATGGCAATTTTGAAATTCCTGGAGTATATGTTCCAAAAACATACAACAATGAAAAAATCAAAAGAATCTATCCAAAAAAGCTCGGGATAAAAGATTATCCAATAGCTCAAGTAACTCACGAATCAGGAGCTTATGGAAAAGCGTATCTTCTTGAAATTGGAAGGGGATGTATTAGAAACTGTAAATTCTGCATGGCTAAATGTATCTATGCCCCCCCAAGATATAGAAAAATTGAAGATTTAAAGTATCTGGTCGATGAAGGCCTAAAAAATACTGATGCAGACAAGGTTTCTTTAATTGCACCATCTGTAAGTGATTATAGGTATGTACTGGATTTATGTGCGCATATCTCTGAAAAAAATGTATCGATTTCTCCATCTTCATTAAGGGCAGACACGATTACGGATGAATTACTTGATTATTTAAATTTGAAAACTTTGACAATAGCACCAGAAGCAGGCAGTGAAGTTTTGCGAAAAAAAATTGATAAGGGAATAACTGAAGAAAATATATTAAACGCAGTTGATATTGCAAAAAATCACGGAATATCCACGGTAAAACTTTATTATATGGTCGGTTTTCCCGAAGAAACAGAAGAAGATATTGAAGAAATAATAACTTTAACGAAAAAAATAAAAGAAAACGTTCGAAAAGTAGATGTCAGTATAAATCCGATGGTTCCAAAGCCCCACACCCCTTTTGAGGACTTTGAATTCGATATGGATTCAAAAATGAAGATAAAATATATCGAAAAGAGTTTGCGGAAAATAAAAGTTAGTGTTGATTTTGAAAAATTCAATTCTATGGTTGCACAGACAGTTCTTGCAAGGGGCGGGGTAGAACTTTCAAAAGTTTTAAATGAGTCAAAAAACACAATGCAACTTATTAAAAATGTGGATTTGGATAACTACATTAATAAAATCGAAGAAAAGCCTTGGGATTTTATAGAAATTTAA
- a CDS encoding redox-regulated ATPase YchF, with protein MAILGLVGKPNVGKSTTFNAMTEKIADIGNYPFTTINPNIGTSFVTKPCPCDTLNLNCTPNNSKCFSGLRYIPVEVIDVAGLVPDAHKGKGMGNKFLDDLRQADAFILVVDASGKTDLEGNPSENNDPVNDVKFLLNELDMWIHSILTKNWERLSRKAQQEKNILKALSEQLSGLNISENQVFAVIRGFDESPMKWSEDDLMKISTNLRKASKPMIISANKADHPDAEKNIKKLKEEFKDFLVIPTSAEIELALKKAQKAGLIKYDGKSMEISDESSLNDAQKNALNYMKSYLDKFGGTGIQDLINVAYFDLLDMIVVYPVEDEGKFCDKKGNVLPDAYLVKKGATAKDLAFKIHTEIGQKFIYAVDAKKKLRISADQELNDGDIIKIVSAA; from the coding sequence ATGGCAATATTAGGACTTGTTGGAAAACCAAACGTTGGAAAATCAACTACATTCAATGCAATGACTGAAAAAATTGCGGATATTGGAAATTACCCATTTACTACGATAAACCCAAATATTGGAACCTCTTTTGTTACAAAACCATGCCCATGTGACACTTTAAATTTAAACTGTACTCCAAACAATTCAAAATGTTTTTCTGGACTGCGTTATATTCCTGTTGAAGTTATTGACGTTGCAGGACTCGTTCCTGATGCACACAAAGGAAAAGGAATGGGTAACAAGTTTTTAGATGATTTAAGACAGGCTGATGCATTTATACTTGTTGTTGACGCGAGTGGAAAAACGGATCTTGAAGGAAACCCTTCTGAGAATAACGATCCTGTAAATGATGTTAAATTTTTGTTAAATGAACTTGACATGTGGATTCACAGTATTTTAACGAAAAATTGGGAAAGGCTTTCAAGAAAAGCTCAACAGGAAAAAAACATCTTAAAAGCGCTTTCTGAACAATTAAGTGGATTGAATATTTCGGAAAATCAGGTTTTTGCGGTAATTCGTGGGTTTGATGAAAGTCCTATGAAATGGTCTGAAGATGATCTTATGAAAATTTCAACAAATTTGAGAAAAGCTTCAAAACCAATGATTATCTCTGCAAATAAGGCTGATCACCCTGACGCAGAAAAAAACATTAAAAAGTTAAAAGAAGAATTTAAGGACTTTTTGGTTATTCCAACCTCTGCTGAAATTGAACTTGCACTGAAAAAAGCGCAGAAAGCAGGTTTAATAAAATATGATGGAAAATCAATGGAAATTTCAGATGAATCATCCCTAAACGATGCACAGAAAAATGCATTAAACTACATGAAAAGTTACCTTGATAAATTTGGCGGAACCGGAATTCAAGATTTAATTAACGTAGCTTATTTTGATCTATTGGATATGATTGTAGTTTACCCTGTGGAAGACGAAGGAAAATTCTGTGATAAAAAAGGAAATGTTTTACCTGATGCATACCTTGTAAAAAAAGGAGCGACTGCAAAAGACCTTGCATTTAAAATACACACAGAAATTGGACAGAAGTTCATCTATGCGGTTGATGCAAAGAAAAAGTTGAGAATAAGTGCAGATCAGGAATTAAACGACGGAGACATTATAAAAATTGTTTCTGCGGCATAA
- a CDS encoding metal-dependent phosphohydrolase encodes MIPDGSKALDLLNCYVKEQPNLDHNLIVGYGMLGIAKYLEKDENEQNYWFVTGILHDIDIEDYGDYLEKHCIIGEEILKNEGISESLIEDIKSHNEVLNVERNSEIRHSLWAVDALSGIIRAYVLMRPDKDVKKAELKSIKKKLKDKSFAQNVSREQIKSCEENLKMTLDDFVNSVLKEVKENISFN; translated from the coding sequence ATGATACCAGATGGTAGCAAAGCGCTAGATTTATTAAATTGCTATGTAAAAGAACAGCCAAATCTCGATCATAATTTAATTGTAGGATATGGGATGCTCGGAATAGCTAAATATTTAGAAAAAGATGAAAATGAGCAGAATTACTGGTTTGTAACCGGAATTTTGCATGACATCGATATCGAAGATTATGGTGATTACTTAGAAAAGCATTGCATTATCGGCGAAGAAATTTTAAAAAATGAAGGAATCTCCGAAAGTTTAATTGAAGACATAAAATCTCACAACGAGGTATTAAATGTCGAGAGAAATTCGGAAATTAGGCATTCATTATGGGCGGTTGACGCGCTTTCTGGAATTATTCGGGCTTATGTTTTGATGAGGCCTGACAAGGATGTTAAAAAGGCAGAATTAAAGTCAATTAAGAAAAAATTGAAAGATAAAAGTTTTGCACAGAATGTTTCAAGGGAACAGATTAAATCTTGCGAAGAAAATTTGAAAATGACTCTTGATGATTTTGTAAATTCTGTTTTAAAAGAAGTAAAAGAAAATATTTCATTTAATTAA
- a CDS encoding ATP-binding protein, with protein MKKSKIGMIGTKLLIFSIIIVLIPITMLSYVSSDTISELMISNQNSELNTNIGILNERLDNVFVEFDTMTAYTAQLPIVIDAVKNKDEETLQNFANGLEDQSWVDLATFTDADGNVICASYGNTDAKISTYVKKLIEKDTIYAYDVISNEEASKYSDYELDGYDALAIFTVAPVYDGESLIGTVTYVDIMNKDDYWVDRVKEVTGDEASIYLNNVRISTTCQKNGVDLVGEIASETAYESVLKNQDYVGKVIVDGNSYFGKYSPIYDIDGEVIGMICVGTPEMPFVILMNSVIRKIFFIAFSSLIVAVLVAFILNRKIVVPIKKLKNSAEIFGHGKYDERVSLKTGDELEELAESFNKMADEISRADKKLKKDADELKNSYDELKEVDNLKSELLSIVSHELRTPLTSIRGYVDLLKDETAGKLNDKQHEFILIISENSDRLKRLIDNMLDLVKVENEVLDFKFNKLNIKNTVGEIISSLKYFADSKNIILLEDVDEVYIKGDKSKINQVLANLIENAIKFSKNQTKVTVIGFEDKENLHLEITDQGPGIPKENLEKIFEKFYQIDSSSKREIGGSGLGLAVCKKIVESHGGSIWVESKVGKGTSVHILLPIAK; from the coding sequence ATGAAAAAATCGAAAATTGGAATGATTGGAACTAAATTACTAATTTTTTCGATAATTATTGTTTTAATTCCAATAACTATGTTAAGCTACGTATCCTCAGATACGATTTCAGAATTGATGATTTCTAACCAGAACTCTGAGTTAAATACAAATATTGGAATATTAAATGAACGATTAGATAATGTATTTGTTGAATTTGATACAATGACCGCATATACGGCACAATTACCAATTGTAATCGATGCTGTCAAAAATAAAGATGAAGAAACATTGCAAAATTTTGCAAACGGTCTTGAGGACCAATCTTGGGTTGATTTGGCCACATTTACAGATGCAGATGGAAACGTTATCTGTGCGAGTTATGGGAATACTGATGCAAAAATAAGTACCTATGTTAAAAAATTAATTGAAAAAGATACAATTTATGCGTATGATGTCATCTCCAATGAAGAAGCTTCAAAATATAGCGATTATGAGTTAGATGGCTATGATGCACTTGCAATATTTACTGTTGCACCCGTGTATGATGGAGAATCACTCATAGGTACGGTAACTTACGTAGATATTATGAATAAGGACGATTACTGGGTAGATCGAGTTAAAGAAGTTACTGGCGATGAAGCTTCAATATATCTAAACAATGTAAGAATATCTACAACATGTCAGAAAAACGGAGTAGACCTTGTTGGAGAAATTGCTTCAGAAACTGCATATGAATCAGTTTTGAAAAATCAGGACTATGTTGGAAAGGTAATTGTAGATGGAAACTCCTATTTTGGTAAATATTCTCCAATATATGACATCGATGGAGAAGTAATCGGAATGATTTGTGTGGGTACTCCAGAAATGCCATTTGTTATATTAATGAATTCAGTAATTCGAAAAATATTTTTTATCGCATTTTCGAGCTTGATAGTTGCAGTTTTGGTTGCATTTATATTAAATAGAAAAATAGTAGTTCCGATAAAAAAACTTAAAAATTCTGCTGAAATATTTGGGCATGGAAAATACGATGAACGAGTATCACTTAAAACTGGCGATGAATTAGAAGAACTGGCCGAATCATTCAATAAAATGGCTGATGAAATAAGTAGGGCAGATAAAAAACTTAAAAAAGATGCGGATGAACTTAAAAATTCTTATGATGAGTTAAAAGAAGTTGACAATTTAAAATCAGAATTACTTTCAATAGTATCTCATGAATTGAGAACGCCACTTACATCAATCCGAGGGTATGTTGACTTGTTAAAAGACGAAACTGCTGGAAAACTAAATGATAAACAGCACGAATTTATATTAATCATATCTGAAAACTCTGATAGGTTAAAAAGACTTATAGACAATATGTTGGACCTCGTAAAGGTAGAAAATGAAGTTTTGGACTTTAAATTTAATAAATTAAACATTAAAAATACAGTTGGAGAAATTATATCCTCATTAAAATACTTTGCAGATAGTAAAAATATAATCTTGCTCGAAGACGTGGATGAAGTATATATTAAAGGTGATAAATCCAAAATAAATCAAGTTCTTGCAAATTTAATCGAAAATGCGATAAAATTTAGCAAAAATCAGACTAAAGTTACAGTAATAGGTTTTGAAGATAAAGAAAATCTACATCTTGAAATCACTGATCAGGGTCCCGGAATCCCAAAAGAAAATCTTGAAAAAATATTTGAAAAGTTCTACCAGATCGATTCTTCTTCAAAAAGAGAAATTGGTGGATCAGGTCTTGGACTTGCAGTCTGTAAAAAAATCGTTGAATCACATGGTGGATCCATCTGGGTTGAAAGTAAAGTTGGAAAAGGTACAAGCGTTCACATACTACTCCCCATAGCAAAATAA
- a CDS encoding YkgJ family cysteine cluster protein — MKLDIKKDLKNIAWHCRMCGGCCDSPSVSKKDVANIAGFLKIPFDEVVKKYLVNFDGMTGRLKTSKEKCIFLDENNKCKIYRVRPIICRLRPYSVQIKDKSLVLTYDGWFLENCKGQFVGDLDPAEEYYKHAETVLKYLGEEKNTPEELFEKAKKRLKKSKKQ; from the coding sequence ATGAAACTTGACATTAAAAAAGACTTGAAAAATATTGCATGGCACTGTAGAATGTGCGGTGGCTGCTGTGACTCTCCAAGCGTTTCCAAAAAAGATGTTGCAAACATTGCAGGATTTTTAAAAATACCATTTGACGAAGTTGTTAAAAAATACCTCGTGAACTTTGATGGAATGACCGGAAGGCTCAAAACGTCAAAAGAAAAATGTATATTCTTAGATGAAAACAACAAATGTAAAATCTATAGAGTTAGACCAATCATCTGTAGATTAAGACCTTATTCAGTTCAAATTAAAGATAAAAGCCTTGTTTTAACATACGATGGCTGGTTTTTAGAAAACTGTAAAGGTCAATTTGTTGGAGATTTAGACCCTGCTGAAGAATATTATAAACACGCTGAAACTGTTTTAAAATATCTTGGAGAAGAAAAAAATACTCCTGAAGAATTATTTGAAAAAGCGAAAAAAAGATTGAAAAAATCTAAAAAACAATAA